One genomic segment of Paenibacillus sp. FSL H8-0332 includes these proteins:
- the gltB gene encoding glutamate synthase large subunit, whose product MRHTELPGKQGLYDPQFEKDACGMGFVAHIKGKPSHDIVSNALTMLFNMEHRGGQGSEPNSGDGAGIMLQIPHRFFAGEAAKLGFELPEPGHYGVGMIFLSHNEEIRASHEALLSEIIAEEGQQVLGYRDVPTFDEMLGKTAKAAKPYVRQVFIGRSEGIKDDLSFERKLYVIRKRAELAIRYGGAEEGESFYVPSLSCKKIVYKGMLTTVQVGQFYLDLQEETLESAIALVHSRFSTNTFPSWERAHPYRFMIHNGEINTLRGNVNWMHARQSLFKSEKFGEDISKVKPVVNPDGSDTAMFDNTFEFLYLSGRSLPHVAMMMVPEPWSNHDSMDEKKKAFYEYHSTLMEPWDGPAAMGFTDGVQIGAILDRNGLRPARYYVTKDDLIILSSEAGVLDIPAEDVLYKDRLRPGRMLLVDTKQGRIISDEEVKAEIASEQPYQEWLDEHLIGLDQLPDAPELPNPKHDNVQQLQQSFGYTFEDLRKVLEPMASTGAEAVGSMGYDSPLAVLSDRPQRLYNYFKQMFAQVTNPPIDAIREELVTSTATTIGPERNLLKAEPESCRQISLDSPILSNEDFAKIRHVRRAGFKSMSIPILFPAELGAEGLRIALDRMNEAADRVMGKGHNILILSDRGVDRENAAIPALLAVSSLHHHLIRSGTRTKVSILLESGEPREVHHYALLLGYGVSAVNPYLAFESLDDMISQGLLRGISHEKAVKNYIKAATKSVVKILSKMGISTIQSYRGAQIFEAVGLNSEFVDRYFTWTPSRIGGIGLEEVAQEALASHNRAFTDKDGNDMVLDSGGEYQWRSDGEEHLFNPQTIHLLQHSVRSGDYEMYKKYAGLVQGESEKHQTLRSMLEFKSTNAPVSLDEVESAESIMKRFKTGAMSFGSISKEAHETLAIAMNRIGGKSNTGEGGEDPARFIPDANGDSRRSAIKQVASGRFGVTSNYLVNADEIQIKMAQGAKPGEGGQLPGRKVYPWVAEVRGSTAGVGLISPPPHHDIYSIEDLAELIYDLKNANPRASINVKLVSEVGVGTIAAGVAKGRADIILISGYDGGTGASPMNSIRHAGLPWELGLAETHQTLMLNNLRDRVVLETDGKMLSGRDLAVAVLLGAEEYGFATAPLVAVGCIMMRVCQMDTCPVGVATQNPELRKNFMGDPQHVVNFMTFVAQDLREIMAELGFRTIEEMVGRTDCLDAVKASTHWKKKGVDLSSLLHTPAMPEGSTRFRSKFQNHGLEETLDMMHLLDIAAPALEFGTAVEASLPITNVNRAVGTILGSELTRKYGAAGLPDDTIRLHFTGSAGQSLGAFVPKGVTITVEGDSNDYVGKGLSGGKLIIRPSRKATFAAEDNIIIGNTALYGATGGEAYVSGIAGERFAVRNSGANVVVEGVGDHGCEYMTGGRVVVLGSTGRNFAAGMSGGIAYVYDPDNTFVKRCNLEMVLLERVEEADESAELHALISRHTELTDSNVGRAILDSWAEALPRFARVIPKDYKRMLEQIRKVEQNGLTGEAALMAAFEANMRELARVGG is encoded by the coding sequence ATGAGACACACTGAACTGCCCGGCAAACAGGGCCTTTATGATCCCCAGTTCGAAAAAGACGCTTGCGGCATGGGATTTGTCGCGCATATTAAAGGCAAGCCGTCCCATGATATTGTCAGCAATGCGCTGACTATGCTCTTCAATATGGAGCATCGGGGAGGCCAGGGAAGCGAGCCGAACTCTGGAGACGGAGCCGGTATTATGCTGCAGATTCCTCACCGTTTCTTTGCCGGCGAAGCCGCGAAGCTGGGCTTTGAGCTTCCGGAGCCGGGCCATTATGGCGTGGGCATGATCTTTCTGTCTCATAACGAGGAGATCCGGGCCAGCCATGAGGCACTCCTGAGCGAGATTATCGCGGAAGAGGGCCAGCAGGTACTCGGTTACCGCGATGTCCCGACCTTTGACGAAATGCTCGGCAAGACGGCCAAGGCTGCTAAGCCTTATGTACGCCAGGTCTTTATCGGCCGCTCGGAGGGAATTAAGGATGACCTGTCCTTCGAACGCAAGCTGTATGTGATCCGCAAACGGGCAGAGCTGGCGATCCGCTACGGCGGGGCAGAAGAAGGCGAATCCTTCTATGTGCCGAGTCTTTCCTGCAAGAAGATCGTATACAAAGGCATGCTGACTACCGTACAGGTAGGACAATTCTATCTTGACCTCCAGGAAGAGACGCTGGAATCAGCGATTGCGCTGGTCCACTCCCGCTTCAGCACCAACACCTTCCCGAGCTGGGAACGTGCCCACCCTTACCGCTTCATGATCCACAACGGTGAAATTAACACCCTTCGCGGCAACGTGAACTGGATGCATGCCCGCCAGTCGCTGTTCAAGAGCGAGAAGTTCGGAGAAGACATCAGCAAAGTTAAGCCGGTGGTGAATCCGGACGGCTCCGATACGGCCATGTTCGATAATACCTTTGAATTCCTCTACCTGAGCGGACGCTCCCTGCCCCATGTGGCAATGATGATGGTTCCTGAGCCTTGGAGCAATCATGACAGCATGGACGAGAAGAAGAAAGCCTTCTATGAATACCACAGCACCCTGATGGAACCGTGGGACGGGCCTGCCGCAATGGGCTTCACTGACGGTGTACAGATTGGGGCCATCCTCGACCGTAACGGCCTGCGTCCTGCGCGTTACTATGTCACCAAAGATGATCTGATTATTCTCTCCTCTGAAGCGGGTGTCCTCGACATTCCGGCAGAAGATGTACTATACAAAGACCGGCTGAGACCGGGCCGGATGCTGCTCGTGGATACGAAGCAGGGCCGGATTATCTCGGACGAAGAGGTAAAAGCCGAGATCGCCTCCGAGCAGCCTTATCAAGAGTGGCTGGATGAGCATCTGATCGGCCTCGATCAGCTTCCGGATGCACCGGAGCTGCCGAATCCGAAGCATGATAATGTGCAGCAGCTGCAGCAGTCCTTCGGCTATACCTTCGAGGATCTGCGCAAGGTTCTGGAGCCCATGGCCTCCACAGGCGCCGAAGCTGTCGGCTCCATGGGTTACGATTCACCGCTGGCCGTGTTATCAGACCGTCCGCAGCGCCTGTACAATTACTTCAAGCAGATGTTCGCCCAGGTCACCAACCCGCCGATTGACGCGATCCGTGAAGAACTGGTAACGTCCACAGCGACTACGATCGGACCTGAACGCAACCTGCTGAAGGCAGAACCGGAGAGCTGCCGGCAGATCTCGCTGGATTCTCCGATTCTCTCGAACGAGGATTTTGCCAAAATCCGTCATGTCCGCCGTGCGGGCTTCAAGTCGATGTCCATTCCGATTCTCTTCCCGGCGGAGCTGGGAGCAGAGGGGCTGCGAATCGCCCTTGACCGGATGAATGAGGCGGCAGACCGCGTCATGGGCAAGGGCCATAATATTCTTATTCTGTCCGACCGGGGTGTAGACCGCGAGAATGCGGCAATTCCTGCGCTTTTGGCAGTCTCCAGCCTGCATCACCATCTGATCCGCTCGGGAACCCGGACCAAGGTCAGCATTCTGCTGGAATCCGGCGAACCGCGTGAGGTTCATCATTATGCGCTTCTGCTGGGTTATGGTGTAAGTGCGGTCAATCCTTACTTGGCCTTCGAGAGTCTGGATGACATGATCAGCCAAGGCCTGCTCCGCGGAATCTCGCATGAGAAGGCTGTGAAGAACTATATCAAGGCAGCTACGAAGAGCGTGGTCAAAATCCTGTCCAAAATGGGAATCTCCACGATTCAGTCCTATCGGGGGGCACAGATTTTTGAAGCGGTCGGGCTGAATTCGGAATTCGTGGACCGTTACTTCACTTGGACGCCTTCGCGTATCGGCGGAATTGGCCTGGAGGAAGTGGCGCAAGAAGCACTTGCCAGCCATAACCGCGCCTTCACCGACAAAGACGGCAACGATATGGTGCTGGATTCCGGCGGTGAATACCAGTGGCGCAGTGACGGGGAAGAGCATCTGTTCAACCCTCAGACCATTCATCTTCTGCAGCACTCCGTGCGCAGCGGTGATTATGAGATGTATAAGAAGTATGCAGGACTCGTTCAGGGCGAAAGCGAGAAGCACCAGACGCTGCGCTCGATGCTGGAGTTCAAGAGCACCAATGCTCCGGTCTCGCTGGATGAGGTAGAATCGGCTGAATCGATCATGAAACGCTTCAAGACCGGTGCCATGTCCTTTGGCTCGATCAGCAAGGAAGCACATGAGACGCTCGCCATTGCCATGAACCGCATCGGCGGCAAGAGCAACACCGGTGAAGGCGGGGAAGATCCGGCGCGCTTCATTCCGGATGCTAACGGCGATTCCCGCCGCAGTGCGATCAAGCAGGTGGCCTCCGGACGGTTCGGTGTTACCTCGAACTATCTGGTGAATGCCGACGAGATTCAGATCAAGATGGCGCAGGGCGCCAAGCCGGGTGAAGGCGGACAGCTTCCGGGCCGCAAGGTGTATCCTTGGGTTGCAGAGGTCCGTGGTTCAACGGCAGGTGTAGGACTGATCTCGCCGCCGCCGCATCATGATATCTATTCCATTGAGGATCTGGCCGAGCTGATCTATGATCTGAAGAATGCCAATCCGCGTGCCAGTATTAACGTGAAGCTCGTCTCTGAGGTTGGCGTTGGCACTATTGCCGCAGGTGTGGCTAAGGGCCGCGCCGATATTATCCTGATCAGCGGTTATGACGGCGGAACCGGCGCTTCGCCGATGAACTCCATCCGTCATGCCGGACTGCCTTGGGAGCTGGGCCTGGCGGAGACCCACCAGACGCTGATGCTGAACAATCTGCGCGACCGTGTAGTGCTGGAAACCGACGGCAAGATGCTCAGCGGGCGCGACCTCGCGGTAGCCGTTCTGCTGGGTGCCGAAGAATACGGCTTCGCTACTGCACCGCTGGTAGCCGTAGGCTGTATCATGATGCGTGTATGCCAGATGGACACCTGTCCGGTTGGCGTAGCTACCCAGAACCCTGAGCTTCGCAAGAACTTCATGGGTGATCCACAGCATGTGGTGAACTTCATGACCTTCGTGGCACAGGATCTGCGCGAGATTATGGCCGAGCTGGGCTTCCGGACGATTGAAGAGATGGTTGGCCGCACCGATTGCCTGGATGCAGTTAAGGCATCCACGCACTGGAAGAAGAAGGGCGTCGATCTGAGCAGTCTGCTGCACACTCCGGCTATGCCGGAAGGAAGTACACGCTTCCGCAGCAAATTCCAGAACCACGGTTTGGAAGAGACCTTGGATATGATGCATCTGCTTGACATTGCTGCACCTGCGCTGGAATTCGGTACGGCAGTTGAAGCTTCTCTGCCGATTACGAACGTGAACCGTGCAGTGGGTACGATTCTGGGCAGTGAGCTGACGCGCAAATACGGCGCAGCCGGGTTGCCGGACGATACGATCCGGCTGCATTTTACCGGATCAGCGGGACAGAGTCTGGGCGCATTCGTGCCGAAGGGCGTCACTATTACCGTTGAAGGCGACTCGAATGACTATGTCGGCAAAGGGCTGTCCGGAGGCAAGCTGATTATCCGGCCTTCACGCAAGGCTACCTTCGCGGCAGAAGATAATATCATCATCGGAAATACAGCACTGTACGGAGCGACCGGCGGCGAAGCTTACGTGAGCGGCATCGCCGGTGAACGGTTCGCCGTCCGTAACTCCGGGGCGAATGTAGTCGTTGAAGGCGTGGGCGACCACGGCTGCGAATACATGACCGGCGGCCGTGTGGTTGTACTGGGTTCAACGGGCCGTAACTTTGCAGCAGGGATGTCGGGCGGTATCGCTTATGTATACGATCCTGACAACACCTTCGTCAAACGCTGTAACCTGGAGATGGTGCTGCTGGAGCGTGTGGAGGAAGCGGACGAAAGCGCTGAACTGCATGCCTTGATTAGCCGCCATACTGAGCTTACAGACAGTAATGTGGGCCGGG
- a CDS encoding YhgE/Pip domain-containing protein: protein MKSLSVFMKDLGAVFKNPKMRISMFAILFIPVLYSGLFLKAFWDPYGKMNELPVAVVNQDKGADYEGTKLTAGEDLVTELKKTDGFKWNFVSREQAEAGLADNTYYMAIVVPEDFSAKATTLLDADPQPAKIIYEPNEGYNFLAGQIGGTAVKDIKSKVSAKITEAYTSSVFDKITKIANGLGEAGDGATKIADGATKLDDGALKLKDNLVVLTEGTGKLLDGVAPLTQGVSDLNNGAAALKTGSSTLAGGLQQLSAAHKQLQEGVTQSAAGSKQLNAGLQKTAAGTASLQAGTQSAVVGTEKLQTGTKAVVDGSAKLAAGLSSSAEGSAKLEAGLTASKDGSAKTAAGAKAVADGLQALAKSNPTLAASPEVQKLLAASAAVAAGTAQLDQGQQQLLNGAAALNSGQGQLLEGANQLHSGSQQLDAGVGQLHDGAQKLYAGSTQLLDGQNQLVAGAGALENGGAKLAAGMKQFGAKLDEAAAGGVKLADGGKALEAGTTKLLAGAGKLGSGLSSVADGSKKLSDGAGQLKDGLDELKTGSGELASKLGDAASQTKSVNKTDGLVSMFAQPVQIEEVKVNKVPNYGTGFAPYFLSLGLFVGALICTIVIPMRESEVIGASRFNRFMSRTLTFSLMSVLQALLAVLIVLYGLGLEVQNVPLFYAFSFITSLAFMWMIQAIVTWMDQPGRFVVILILIFQLTTSAGTFPLELIPDWMKIFNPLLPMTYSVKGFKAVISTGDFGSMWADAGTLGAYGIIFLALTFTYFMTRDRGNEAVLKSEQVLTV from the coding sequence ATGAAATCTTTATCCGTGTTTATGAAGGATCTTGGCGCGGTATTCAAGAATCCCAAGATGCGTATTTCCATGTTTGCCATTCTATTTATTCCTGTTCTGTATAGCGGATTGTTCCTGAAGGCATTCTGGGACCCTTACGGTAAAATGAACGAGCTTCCGGTAGCGGTTGTCAACCAGGATAAAGGTGCTGATTATGAAGGCACCAAGCTGACCGCCGGAGAAGATCTGGTCACGGAGCTGAAGAAGACGGACGGGTTCAAGTGGAATTTCGTCAGCAGGGAGCAGGCGGAAGCCGGGCTTGCAGATAATACCTATTATATGGCGATTGTGGTTCCGGAAGACTTCTCGGCCAAGGCAACTACACTGCTGGATGCAGATCCGCAGCCGGCCAAGATCATCTACGAGCCGAATGAAGGCTACAACTTCCTGGCAGGCCAGATTGGCGGCACGGCAGTGAAGGATATCAAGAGCAAGGTATCCGCCAAGATTACGGAAGCTTATACCAGTTCTGTGTTTGATAAAATCACCAAAATCGCAAACGGTCTGGGCGAAGCCGGAGACGGTGCGACCAAGATCGCAGACGGCGCCACCAAGCTGGATGACGGCGCTCTGAAGCTGAAGGACAATCTGGTTGTCCTGACCGAAGGCACTGGCAAACTGCTGGATGGTGTAGCGCCGCTTACGCAGGGCGTGAGCGACCTGAATAATGGAGCAGCCGCTCTGAAAACCGGCAGCAGCACGCTGGCCGGAGGACTGCAGCAGTTATCCGCAGCACATAAGCAGCTGCAGGAGGGTGTAACGCAGTCGGCAGCGGGCAGCAAGCAGCTGAATGCCGGGCTGCAGAAGACGGCAGCCGGAACGGCTTCGCTACAGGCCGGAACACAGTCGGCTGTAGTCGGCACAGAGAAGCTTCAGACAGGTACGAAGGCGGTCGTGGACGGCAGCGCGAAGCTTGCGGCCGGATTAAGCTCCTCCGCCGAGGGCAGTGCGAAGCTTGAAGCCGGACTTACGGCTTCGAAGGATGGCAGTGCCAAGACCGCAGCCGGAGCCAAGGCTGTAGCTGACGGTCTGCAGGCGCTGGCGAAGTCGAATCCGACGCTTGCGGCAAGCCCTGAGGTGCAGAAGCTGCTGGCAGCAAGCGCGGCAGTAGCTGCGGGCACGGCGCAGCTGGACCAGGGCCAGCAGCAGCTCCTGAACGGAGCTGCTGCCCTGAACAGCGGCCAGGGGCAGCTGCTTGAGGGAGCAAATCAGCTGCACAGCGGTTCACAGCAGCTGGATGCAGGTGTAGGCCAGCTGCATGACGGAGCGCAGAAGCTCTACGCAGGCAGCACACAGCTGCTGGATGGCCAGAATCAGCTGGTAGCCGGAGCAGGAGCACTGGAGAACGGCGGTGCGAAGCTGGCCGCAGGCATGAAGCAGTTCGGCGCAAAACTGGACGAAGCGGCAGCGGGCGGCGTGAAGCTGGCAGACGGCGGCAAAGCGCTGGAAGCTGGCACCACGAAGCTGCTGGCCGGCGCAGGCAAGCTGGGCAGCGGACTTAGCTCGGTAGCCGATGGCTCGAAGAAGCTGAGTGACGGAGCAGGGCAACTGAAGGATGGCCTGGATGAGCTGAAGACAGGCTCCGGTGAGCTGGCAAGCAAACTGGGCGATGCGGCATCACAGACTAAATCGGTGAACAAGACCGATGGACTGGTATCCATGTTCGCCCAGCCGGTCCAGATCGAAGAAGTGAAGGTTAACAAGGTGCCTAACTACGGTACAGGATTTGCTCCTTACTTCCTGTCCCTCGGATTGTTTGTAGGCGCACTGATCTGTACGATTGTTATCCCTATGCGTGAATCCGAAGTCATTGGCGCCAGCCGGTTCAACCGGTTCATGAGCCGTACACTTACGTTCTCCCTGATGAGTGTGCTGCAGGCGCTGCTGGCGGTCCTGATTGTCTTGTATGGTCTGGGACTTGAAGTACAGAATGTACCCTTGTTCTACGCCTTCTCGTTCATTACCAGCCTGGCCTTCATGTGGATGATTCAAGCTATTGTTACCTGGATGGATCAGCCGGGCCGCTTCGTAGTCATTCTGATTCTGATCTTCCAGTTGACTACAAGCGCAGGAACCTTCCCGCTGGAGCTGATTCCAGACTGGATGAAGATCTTCAATCCGCTGCTGCCGATGACTTACAGTGTCAAAGGCTTCAAGGCAGTAATTTCTACTGGAGACTTCGGCTCCATGTGGGCTGATGCAGGAACACTAGGTGCTTATGGAATAATCTTCCTGGCACTTACCTTCACCTACTTCATGACCCGTGACCGCGGCAATGAAGCTGTGCTGAAAAGTGAACAAGTTTTGACTGTATAA